From the genome of Phlebotomus papatasi isolate M1 chromosome 2, Ppap_2.1, whole genome shotgun sequence:
tcaaatttcatctAATGAATGCCAATAATGCTATATTTCCAAATCCTTGATCGTTTAGTTTTAGTTATAATTTGCAAATCTGAcgatattttccatttttcagctaatgctgaacttaagttcccgatcccttatacgggcttcagacctaaggtttagccatattgcttaacttctctaacttcttatcaatcaagatttttcataatatttcgaCTTAGAATTGTAATATAACACCCAAATAATCTATTGAATTCTAAAGAAccaaattaattgttttaaagattttcaaaccttctggaactgggctaaacctctagtctgaagacggcctTAGCGTCAAAGACATAAAGATTCTAGCCCATTTTATTCATAAAGATCTTGTGAACTTAAATGCCTTgaggattcacgtccaatttaagttcccggagtcttatatattcttaaatttagagtcgaaatttttctgtgtgaatgAGTTCTCTGGGTTCCCTAACCAAATTGGCCCAAGTTCCCTGAATTGAGTTACCGCTCGGACAAtatcgaattttgaaaatttccactTGGCACTTGTGCACCACAACGCCCTATACCTTGTAAAAGAAtcacaacattttcaaaatttacaaaatgattgatcaattttgtttgatatacatattatttaaataatatttttaaataatttaatgttaaaatcgttaaaatatTTCGTACTCGTTGCTACCTCAAGACTTGGTGATTCCCATAAAAAGGCTATTCAAAGGCATTTAAACCCTCTTCTCGTAAAACCCTAAGTTATTTCTAATTACTTTTTAACAGCTCTATGGTTTCGAGATAAGGCTGAATTTGTTTTAAGTGTTAATCTGCTAACTATTatcaattataattaattttggaGTAAGAGGGATCttaaagggattttttttacctaaaTGCCTTATGAAGTTGACGGGTTAAAGTATCCtaatttaaaatagaattttgtgAGTATTTGTGACTTTCTGTTGAATAATCCAAGATTAAGTaaccatattgaagaaaaactcTCCAAACTAACACAATTTTTGCTTTCGAGAAAAAGCGcatttcacaattttaaatttaaagttttttttgttctaaattCGAAGTGATTTGGTCAAAAACGAAAGGAGGCTTctacacaataaattttaaaacagtttACTTATCGAAACTTCATGagaatattatagaaaaaaaattggtggaaGCACTTCAggattgatcaacaggatgctcTGAATcttatcaaagctaaaggaGAATTCTTCGAGGAGAACTGagtttgatgattttattcatgttttttaaatataacacaatgaagtaaaataaataaaattgcgacaataataagaagtaatttgaaaaataataaaaaatatatgaaaaagtagaatttgagctggaaattttaatatttaaataagaaatCCCTTTTAGAAcagatcacaccggaaaccggcAACAATCCATACCAAACATATTCCTTCGGCATaattctcacttttttttactctccaaaccaaaccaatttttgcatcaatttgatgatttttccgttctctgagacaatattctttaaaaagaaaatgatttattagtaaaatttgcctaaTATAAACACCTCGTATCAAAaccaaaaagcaattgaccggtcaactgctttttgctctttgctcaaggtacttataatcggaaaattttactaataaatcattttctttttaaagaatattgtctcagagaacggaaaaacatCAAACTgatacaaaaattggtttggtgccgcaattttttgattattttttccacgtgtaaaaaggCAATGAaggtgtaaaaaagcaatgaccatgtagaaaagcccagtctgttcgctgtgataaagccacttatctgttatgcaaaagaatctCCAAAGCCAGAAGTAAGGGTTGTAGGCTAGGCAAAAGGGCTCATGAAGAGACTCATACAATTTTgtagaaaatctgtatgaagtcatcccaactgcgatttcttgacaACAATTTCCTTTGAATTGCTTTGGAGGCactcagcaaattactcccgatacagaagcttcactcgcgtacaagctTATCAATAATCACTGttactctttttatttttttggccacaaataataataaattacgaCTGAATAAACTtaaaagaacaatttggttcaaaaggctcTTCTTtcactgcaataaaattgaaattaatgagcaattttaacactttaatttGCTGTATTCAAacttaattgagcaaccacatttatgctattttagaatgtttaaacatgttttggtgggccaagttttagtttatatcaataaataagcgaaaatctatcaaatCAAATGATAACAATTCATCGGAAAATTGAATTGCatttctaaattgaaaaaaaaacctagtgtgatagcactgttaaaattctgtttttttctgGTTAAGAGtttgaatgaaatatttttcagtattaaatcaaagaatataaaatacgataaattttaatcaatctttaaattaaaatccattactttaagaaactttttttcaaaatgtttgagaaaattgGTTGAAAAGATGTGCCTAAGGAAATCGaataaattttacatattttttttaaagttgaaaatatttcagtatttaaaattcaaacacattagaattaaaatacttttaatactaattttcattggcattgaataaacgagcagtaaaaagtttaaaaaaaaaaatcagtaaaaaattataaaagtggtcagaaaaaaaaatgaaacatgatcagtaaaaagtggtcagaaaaaaataatacatgATCTCTAAAAAGTAAAGGATGATcagtaaaacacaaaaaataaaataaaattggttagtaaaatattaaaaatgagcttgctgaccacttttaactttttactgatcatttatatttccctttattttttactaaccacattttaattttcactgagcatttttattaattttgattttagggcagaatcacattgacagtaaaatgctcaccgtcaccgtcaaagccctcaccgtatttcgttgatttacgcattttcattgtaatttttacgcaaattctcaattaccgtgttacattatctcatactcggtggcactaggtgaaaataatataagaaaattgaagaaataaaacgaaaatgcgataaacggtaagcaataagaaaaactgtaggatttttttgctacagtttttcgtacagtttttttgctcaccgtttatcgcattttcgttttatttcttcaattttcttatattattttcacctagtgccaccgagtatgagataatgtaacacggtaattgagaatttgcgtaaaaattacaatgaaaatgcgtaaatcaacgaaatacggtgagggctttgacggtgacggtgagcattttactgtcaatgtgattctgcccttaatttcTATCTCTCACTgctcatattttaatttttttactgaccccATTTCATAATTTActaatcattttttaattttttgctgaccactttttttgattttttactgctcattttttattttgtactgaccaattttttattttttactgaccatatttaattttttactgttcaatttttattttttactgctcgtttataattttttactgaccaatttttattttttattgaccacttttaattttttgcttaccacttttaattttttactgttcacttttatttttttactgaccaatttttactttatactgctcctttttaaattttttgctgaccactctttaatttttcaatgatcaatacgaatatttccactgatcatttttcattttttaatgcttttttaatttttctgctgctaatttttatttttttgctgatcaactcatttttaattttttactgaccatattttctttttactgaccatttttaattttttgctgattaattttcaattttttactgatcaactcgagtatatctactgatcaattcgacatttttactgaccaaattttactttttaccgaatatttcgaattatttactgatcaaatttaattttttgctgaccacttttgactttttactgaccatttattTTTTGCCATTTCCTCTATTCTAATATTCTATACTCTATACTCTATTCTAATTGTTAAATTTctctttgttttaattttaattctttttctacCAATTTCTCGAAAGATTCCGTACAGAGCTGTACATTCATTGCCTGAGAAAAGAATAAATGAAATGTAAATCCATCTTAGAATAGTGTAGAACAGAGTCATCAATGTATTATAGAGTTtgtaagaattttgaaaattattattcttcaataaaaaatttaaaatatttaaaattccatGGTTTTTGGTATTAttcctatttttggaataatacTCCGATGCAAGATATCGATTCGTTTATTTAGCAGCCCCTTTTGAGGAAAACGAGGAGAACTTTTAAGAGatcaaattcaagaaaatcaattgaaattcatttttttttcaagatcatgattttttcttggatttttgaaattttaaaaagagttttattcgttttattggAGAATTTTCGTAAAATGCTAAAGTTTTCCAGGTGGAAAAAGGGGCGGAGCAATGGTAAGTTTCTGATCGCTCCGCCTCAGATTTTCCAGGTAGCTCTTGGCCAGATTTGCCTCTGGATTTTCTCCCAAAAGAACCCGAACTCTGACCGAGAGGAGGCTTCGGTGGTTATAAAAGACTCACCAGCACCGACTGGACAATCATTTGTTGTACAGTTTCTGTCCCGTAACAATATCTGAGTGTCTTTGTCTCTTGTGGAGTGAGTGGATATCTTTTGAGAAATAGTTGATATGAGCGACTTCTTGCCATCGAATACCATGGATAACTTTGCCAACATCGAGAGTGCACTTGATGAGGTTTGTGTGGATTCATTTCAACAAGATTTGCCCCAATTGACTTTTGGCGGGAAGAATTTCGGGGAAGTGGACACTAACTGTAAATTCCCGTTTCAGAAGATCAGGAAATTTGAGAACAACTGGGGACAAGATCTCGACGAATCTTGGTCACAGTCGACAACATCGGTACAGAATTCGCCCCAGGAGGTGTCTCTGAGCCCTCAGGCCTGTTCTGGGACCAGTCAGAGTCCACCGGGGGGTCAGGTCGGTGGGGAGACAGCAAGTCCACCATGGACGACTGAGGTGCAGCAGAGACCGGCTGAAATCATCCTGCCACAGCTCAATCAGCAACCACGTCCAGCCATGGCGACTGTTCAGCCAATTACCCGATCAGTACCACCTCAATCTCTGCCCGCAAATCCTGAACCTGCCGCCTTTGCTGAACCCGTGAAGAAGCGCTCGAGGACGCAGTTTAGCACCTTCCAGCTGGTTTCTCTTGAGAATGCCTTCACTCAGAGCGTCTACATCTCCAGGGCCACCCGAAGTAGCCTGGCCAGAGAACTCAATCTCACAGAGAAGCAAATAAAGATCTGGTTCCAGAACAGACGCATGAAGGAGAACAAAGTGATAAAGGGAAAGGTTTCTGGACCAAATAAACCACAGAATCGCTTAGCTGCGAGTGCAGTGAAGAATCTCCAGAAATTAGCTGAGAAGCAAAATGATCAGAATATCGTGTCCAGGCTCATGTCACAGCGCCAGGTGGCTATTTCTCAGCCATCGGCCTTTCCCAATTTTGCCTCCGGCGAGGAAGTTCATCAGCAATACCAACCACCTCCCCCATATCCAGCTGGATCACAGATATATCAGCAGGAACCGAGGCAGCAGCCCTTGTACCCTCAGGAAAATTTCTACGATCCCCCTCAGCAGCCTTTCTACCGACCAGACCTTCATTATGATTTCCAGCTGCCCTATTCGGGCTTTCCCGATCCTGCAGCTGATCACATGATGGACTACCCACCATTTGTCGGTGGGATGCTCCTCAATGATATGACCAACTCAACAATCTCCTGGGGAAACATCCTGGATCGTCAACTTACGGCTTAGATTCCAGAGCGCTTTCCCCTGGTTTCAGATCTCTAAGCTACCTGATCAAATGGTACAAGTCAGCGTTTTTCATCCCACCAATTCCCCTTCATCATTCGTAACCATTAGTGAAAATGAATGTTTAGTcctttcaatttattattatttgtgaaaaaaactactttattaaaaatacaaaatgattttgtaGTCATAACTTGAACAATGTATTCCCAAAGTCAGattattaaaagtaaaatgAGCCTAAGAAAAGAACTGTTTTTATCGCACAAAACACGTGGAATTCCTGGATGGTCGTTCAACTCTGAAGGGGAGGATTTCAGGTGATCTCTTGGCAGATTTATCATTAGTACTCGTGCCACTGGACGAGTCGGATATATTCCTTCTAATGGCTTTATCACTTCTTCGGTTTGTCTGCTTTCTTGCGCCTTTCACCCTTGGGATCGGGTCTTTGGGTTGACAAAAGGTCAACGGGAGGCTTTTGTCTGGTGGTCTAGGTAAGAAATGCCATAGAAGAAATCATGATCTGGCTACTGGTCAAAATATCTTCCCTCTGCATGTGCTCGCATCTTAAGTTGAGAAGCACAGCTTTAGTTATTTGGAATTGAGTGTGAAATAATTTATTCCGATTTTAAGGCTTAAACTTACCGATTTCTTGTAATTCTTGATCTttttaccctttaaggacgattggaacaccggtgtcccataaagaaaataattttttctgactacctagagttatttttttcttataattacACGTAATTtcaaagtagaagattgaaggaatctaggatatttcttGAAAGTCTAcatctatttgctatatagtaattttttaagctcaaaaattacgaatttttaaattctcatatagagaatttattttaattattttttatacagtagactctcgcatatccgtgagagcgggatcaaatgtcatacggattttgagagtgatacccatcaaattgtttgaaatccaacgatttttttgtttacattgaaaatttatggagtgaatcctgacctgactgaatccgacagtctctctaaacatgcgttctgtccaaaaaagttacagtgagtaagaattacagtagatagagcacatttacttaacaaaaaaaacccaaaacgcgaacaatgtgtcatcaaaattttgaaaattcaactgcctcacggatttttttgtgtcacccggaaaaagagtccacggataagcgagagtctactgtacttccaattttttttaaagtaaaaccgttttggaacaaaaaactacaatactcaaacattatatttttcattaaagtgaaaattatttgtcaTTGATATCGAcagaataattatttaaatttttgagctctttttgtccctattgttcatagagacaaaaactACACCAAATCAAACTCTGTTGACTTTGCAAAGTTTAGACGTAAAGTAAAACGcatcacaagttttgtttaatagtttcatttttattgctaatttttgatctgcgaaaactgtctcgtcgttaaagggttaaacttagAGCGAGTGCCCCTTGCCCCTTCAGCATGAAATATctacttaaatttaaattttacaacttATCATTTACCTATGTATTATATGTTCGCCTCTATCGACAGAATATCTTCACAGGACATATTTTTGAACTAttcctgatgccgaaaatggacagctaaattttcaatgattttcgctttattttttttttaaaaaatattttgcaaaatgtgaaaaaaactgtttttttttaagtttatctcgaaatctatcTCACCGATTTCGTATATTTTAGGCTTATGTTGTAGAGCTATTTCAGTACAgaccaaatttaaaaaaaatctttaatcggTATATAAGTTTTCGAGATGTTGAAATTTGaagcaaaaaatgttttttaaaaattttctgtttttttttaatttttcgttaaaaaacttaaataaaacaatttaaaaaaaaaggaatccgTAACGGTACCATCAGAGACGCTAGTCTATAAGGGAGGCATTACGTCTCAAATATTTTGGGTTGGCTttagcagagcatttattgttAATAGGCGGGAAATTTGAGAGCTGAACTTAGTCGAAATGTTAGTGTAAATATAAGTATACTATGCACTCGAGGAATTCTTCGCGGATCTTTGGGACAAACAtggatttttgcaaaattattcccGTACTGTATTTTTTGTTCATAGAATTTTCCTTATTCCCAAGGGGAATTACGCACATCGTAAAaccgttttcagactagaggtttaagcctagttttcgaaggtttcaaaatcctaaataacaaccaatttaatttgttcctttgattcaaatagattactttcccttaatagtccatttctaagtcaaaattttccaaaatttttcgactgataagaaaatagagaagttaagccttataaCTAAGCcttaatgccggcttcagatctaaggtttagcccagttcccgagggtttcaaatttcaaaatagcaaccaattttattgatttttcaaaatttaatggatcacttgatCATAATATCCAATCTTATAAGtgttaattttccataaaatcttgatttttaagaaattagagaaggtaAGCCATATTTCTGAGCCTACGTTCTGAATCCCgtattaggtctgaagcccgtataagcatAAATGGTGCTCCAAGTGGATGTAAAGTTCTAGGCGTCTATCTCTTATGGTTTCTGACAAAATTGACTATGAAATTCATCCTATAACACTGTGCAATAAAGTTTTCTGTGTTCTTTCAAAGGACTGGTATTTTCGGGTTCTTTGGTGTTTCTTGAGAATATACCTCACTCAGAGAAACTTATGGTCCATCTAGCAGAGTTTCTGAATTAGGTTAATATGAAAATCTTTCAGAAATGAGTCGCCTAGATATTTTAACGTCTTAAGTCCTTGAATCAATTACACGGACCTtgaaaaactcacaaatacctcacgccagaccgtccggaggatgattcttcgattcctcaacagtaaaaccactgcccagaaacctggatgtggaaaaaatcggggtattggagatcgagatttggagaaaaaggtgatcatgcgctacaagaacaatccttcgacatctgtgagggatatggctaaaaaacttaaatgttctcccaGTCTTGTGCACGAAATCAAACAGAGGAAAGGACTGAAGACCTTGAAGGCCCAAGCAGCCCCTCATCGCACGGATGCACAAAGTCAGTGAGCTAAAACACGAACTCGActagacttcatttttaaagcattattcttgaaACAACTTTATCGTGTACACGCTTTATGTTTATACACATCTGCGGTCTCctttttctctgtgtatatCTAAGACAGTGAGGAAatctttaaattcaaaattagattcTTTTCCGATATACTCAATAATTATCTCACAAattaatataaaacaaaaagtAATTTCATGATCAAAATTTTAGCCTTCAAAGGTTTTagggtgctattccaataaaaaactgACCAtgcttttttagcacattactgttttcAAGAACTAAAAtgagaccatgactgttcccatacgtcatgtcaaggaaaataatgagtagagaatattaatgctgctcgccgAATTTTCACCACTGAGCATTCACGGGAAGACTCATGGAAAACCTGAGAAAACCCGCGGTCGAAGCTAAAATTGCCAACTCCTGACCATCCAACTGCATCACGCCATCAAGCTGACATGACAATTTactccacactgactgaatgtcatatggcattgtgatcgggtgaaagcttgctcggagtCGGAGGGAATATTTCAATTCGGATctcggatttcggttgaacttttcttttgggttggttcctgtcatgactatttggtgattttagaacacgacaaggacgggggaaaatatgaagtttttgtgtaagaaccttacatcttgtctatcatgataaaaaaaaatgtacaaaattctatgaaagtgaaaacattaaattaatcattgtcgatttctcaaccgaaatccgaattcgaatattcccgcccaagcgcctggcaagttggccttttgatatggagctatttgaagccaattcctaaattgatctcggacttagcacacagtgctccaaggaaaaaaaattatttaaacaaaaatttagtatatttatccctccatatggaaaggtatcttataatacgggaaaacttctcactttttaaatatttagcataacgatcacgacacgactgcagaaaaattcccatacgcatttgaatgtgaaagtaagaaattggcttcaactttgaaggccactctcCAGGGACTAGTTCCCGCCAAGCAAGCTTTCACCAGATCACAATTCCAtatgacattaattgaaataacatgtgagaacagtcatggtctttttagtacttgagaacagtaatgtgctaaaaaacatgctcattttttccattggaatagcaccattattgcATCCTTTAGGGTTGCATTAAAAACGCTATTTTCCGCgtattttcaaagaaaactaGAAAAACTAACCATTTAgatgaggaaaatttcattaaatcgaaaTTTATGTGGCGTTTTCTCTCAAACGCGTATGTCTATTCCGCTATTTCGCATTTCGTTCTGATGttttaaaaaagaagaagagtgcgaaagagtaggacagacaaattcaaaacatttcaaaaggaataggatttgaattttgattccatagaattttgatctaaaagatgtccAATTGCAATTATGTCTGAATTAACTACTCTGCTACTGGTTTTcaaccaagaaaatttcatcatgttaaaattaccattttttcttttaaaaatgaattgcaaATATTTCTGTCTCGCTCTATCTGTTCTGATAATAATCACGTGATTTATCATGTGACCATCACGTGACGTGTTTGTCaagacaaattgaatttagatttttgcTTTGACAAGGCTTGTTCTAACATTCTCCGTGTTTTGTTTCACCAAAAAAGGTGTAGTTCTAAAGCCTACATTATATTCGTAAGTGTTGATTTAAGCCTCTCAAGTGTTCTTTCTCAAAAGTCTTTCACTAGCAGATTTTCAGTAATAATTCCAGACCCTTCTTTAGCGAGCTTGGATCTTAAGGTTGatcactaaattttttttaataatttaagaaataattctTTAAGAGATTTTTCATGAGTTTCAGattgaaaaataatctcttTTACCTTGCACTCAAATGAGTTCCATAAGGCTTTGACCTTACCTGATTTAGTGCCCTGCTACTTGTGCCTCTCTCCAACTGttgtttcaaatttttcctCAGGTCaatgctttcttttttttctgtccacCACAAAAGACGATCATGTgagtcacaaaaaaaaaagactggcgtcaaaacatttcccaaaaatgatttatttatcaGTCCCGATCATTTTTTTTGCCACaggaaaatcactttttttcctAGCGACGCTCCTTTTTATTGGATTGCTTACAACTTTGGCACCAAACTTCAATTGCAACAAAAGAAATGTTTAAGGTAGTTTTTGGGAGCGAATGACCTATGGCTAATATCCTGTCGTCAGGGTATTTTGCAGACTGACATCAGGTAGTAAATCATTAATTTTATGCCTTTTTGGTTTAAGAAGTCTCCCTTCTTTCTCTTGCAAATCCTTTCGGCACCTTTTCTTTTTTGGTTGAAAGAGATGCCactgaaataattccttaagaaaataactttgggtTCTTGCAAAAAGGAAAGTCCTTGAAACCGAAAGTGAAGCAGAACAAAAGGATTAGTGTGCATTAGGGATCAGGGACAATAAAAAGGTGCCAAAGTTCTTTGCAAAAGCTTTATAAACTGCCCGTGTTTTACAACCCGTCTTCTTGGGAGGCTATGAGACTTCCTTCTTAAGGAATTTTATTGATGTCTCTAAGACGGTTTACGATCCTCCAAGGCACATAAATGGGCGTAAAAATAACTACTTGATCTTCTGGATTATTTGCAATAGcaaagaattttttattgaggaaattttggagaaaaaaccaAGAAACTAAATAGTAAGACAAGTaatgtctttttttaaattaaaaatcctaCATTGCTTTATCGAAATTCTTGATCAAAAAAATATACTCCAAAATACTCATTTTCTTATCTTAAAGACACTCTCTCCCTTAGCATTTAATTAGTTTCCTGGGTTTCCTGGTCTTAAGTATATCGCCAAAAACATCTTGATCATTAAGTGAGCGCctcaaaatgcaaaaatattggCCCCTTTTGGACGTTATCAGGGAATCTTTTATTTCACCCAAAAGAGACCTCAAATAACTCACGAATGGAAAATTTCAGTACAGAAAATTTAGTTCATTCCATCCAAAAGAAATTTCTGGTGAGAAGGGTTTTTCACAGTGGATTTTCTAACAAAGTCTTGAGGTTGAATTTCAGGTCAAAATCTTTCATCAATGATTCGTCAGGTGAGTTTTTGGGTTGCGGAATTCTTGGACACTACTTA
Proteins encoded in this window:
- the LOC129800685 gene encoding protein zerknuellt 2-like isoform X1, which produces MSDFLPSNTMDNFANIESALDEKIRKFENNWGQDLDESWSQSTTSVQNSPQEVSLSPQACSGTSQSPPGGQVGGETASPPWTTEVQQRPAEIILPQLNQQPRPAMATVQPITRSVPPQSLPANPEPAAFAEPVKKRSRTQFSTFQLVSLENAFTQSVYISRATRSSLARELNLTEKQIKIWFQNRRMKENKVIKGKVSGPNKPQNRLAASAVKNLQKLAEKQNDQNIVSRLMSQRQVAISQPSAFPNFASGEEVHQQYQPPPPYPAGSQIYQQEPRQQPLYPQENFYDPPQQPFYRPDLHYDFQLPYSGFPDPAADHMMDYPPFVGGMLLNDMTNSTISWGNILDRQLTA
- the LOC129800685 gene encoding protein zerknuellt 2-like isoform X2 gives rise to the protein MSDFLPSNTMDNFANIESALDEIRKFENNWGQDLDESWSQSTTSVQNSPQEVSLSPQACSGTSQSPPGGQVGGETASPPWTTEVQQRPAEIILPQLNQQPRPAMATVQPITRSVPPQSLPANPEPAAFAEPVKKRSRTQFSTFQLVSLENAFTQSVYISRATRSSLARELNLTEKQIKIWFQNRRMKENKVIKGKVSGPNKPQNRLAASAVKNLQKLAEKQNDQNIVSRLMSQRQVAISQPSAFPNFASGEEVHQQYQPPPPYPAGSQIYQQEPRQQPLYPQENFYDPPQQPFYRPDLHYDFQLPYSGFPDPAADHMMDYPPFVGGMLLNDMTNSTISWGNILDRQLTA